The genomic region ACCTCTTTGTGCATGGCCTTGATATATCCATGTTTTATGAGACTTGTCATTTTCCAAAGTAGGAATATTTACCCTTGCCTTCAGTGCTTCAAGCCCCAGCTTTCCTCTCTGACCTCGTGCCCAGTTATTCCTTTGTATGATCTATCAGCCAGACTAGGACATTTATTATCTTCTTGGAGCACCTAATACCTTCCTGGTGCCTTCCCTTCCTTGTTCTGTTCCCGCTGTGGGATGATATGTCCGTCCCATTGCAAGCCTGTGCGGCTTATCTCTGCAGGTGCTTTTTGTGAAGTCGTGAAAGGCTCTTAGACGTCACCTCCCTCCTTTACCAAGATTCTTCTAACCAGCACTGTGTCATCTCTCTCCTGGGGCTCCTGTGTAGAGACCTCTGCTACCTTTCGGTTGTTCACGGTCAGTTTGTGTACTCTCCCATCTCTTTTCCACATTGTTAGTCCCTTGGTGATGGAGCGCTTAGCTCATCTTTGCATTCTTTGTCAAGTGTGAAGGTCTAGTGCCTCTCTGAAGTGAGAACTCAGctaattaaaaattgaattacaaTGCAGAACTAAACTGATTGCTAGATACATGGattgactatttctttttatgatttgtaTCTTTCTCTTACTTTTCATTAGATATGTTCATTATATTTAAGTGGAGTTGCAGGACTCCCATGTTTACATGTATATTAACTCTTATTGAAattgtttgccttttaattttctggtttttgttttgcttggggttgtttttatttcctgccCACATAGGTTTTATGTCTGTTTTGTGGAACTGTTGGTACGGTTGGAAATTCCGATGGCACAGAGTATGTACAGTGGGGTCTCCTTGCTACAGGGCAGTGCTTTTATACAGagagcttttctctcttttttttttaagatttatttattgtagagcaCACgtgccagtgggggaggggcagagagggcgAGACTCTCAGGCGGACTTCCCACAGAGCACAggtctccatctcacaaccctggagtcatgacctgagccaaaaccgagagttggacactcagcggactgagccacccagctgccccttatATAACTGTTACGGAGTTAAGAAATCACTAGAAGCTTCTCAGTGAGAAAAAGGTCTGCAGTGCTAGGATTGTTGTAATTCTGCTGAAGACTGAATGCAGCTGCGTGCAGAGTGCCGGCTCTCGTCGGTCACTTTGCTGCAAGCCTGCTtcgcaggaggggaggggagaatagACCGTCTTTGTCATCGGGACTGCCTGGTGGAAAAGACAGGTGTCTGGGTAATTATTATTTAACAGTAAATACCAGAGATGCTGCAAAAGTCATGAATGTCATggtagcacatttttaaaaaataaagttgaagtaaaactgaaaatttaatgAAAGGACTAAATCAGTTTACTGGCTTATCTTTGCTGTGATAGGGTTTTTGGGGGGAAGGGTTGGAaaagtttcttaattttatcatttctgtaaGGCAGTGTAAACTTGTAAGCATCATGGCTCTAAACCATGACTCAGTGTGACattccactttttaatttttgtaaaaggtACATTCGCTCCTTGTACATTTATTATTTCGCTTTCCCTTACTCGTTCAGATTATTGTAGTTAATACTGGCAATTGACTTTCCTTCAGGGGCCTTCCTTCACAAAgaaatcgttttttttttttttaagaatttttatttatttatttgacagagagagagcacgagcaggcggagcagcagagagagagggagaagcaggctccccacagagcagggggcccgatgcggggctcgatcccaggaccctgagattgtgacctgagctgaaggcagaggcttaacgactgagccacccaggcacccgtgtttttttccttaagattttattttaagtaatctctacacccaacatggggcttaaacccacaaccccaagattaagagtcacactCTCTACTgcctgaggcagccaggcgccccataaagaaatgttaaagttaCTGAAAAGGAGACTTGATAGCAGtgatgaacagaacagagagttaTATTGTCCTGTAGACTCAGTCGTGTCTCTGCTGTCTGCCTTTCAGCTTTGGAAGAGGAGTGGCCCCAGCTCGTCGCCGTTCTCCAGCCCCGCCTCGTCCCGCTCCCAGACCCCCGAGAGGCCAGCAAAGAAAATAAGGTAATGAGTCCTGACTCGCCTGCGGATTCACAAAAGGGCAGGAAAGGAAGGACACGTGCTTGGCTCTTAGGCTTCCTGCAGCTGTGATTTGGAGAGTCAAAGAAATTGCCATCTAGAAGGACAGGGAAAGTACCTGCCTGAACTACTCTCCTCTCTTACAGTCTTCATGCTGACCCTAGAGTCTCTGGCTCTCTTCCTCATCCTGCAGCTGGAGCAGCCGGGGTGTGCAGGGAGCAGAGTGAGTTACGTCAGGGGCAGGAGAGCTCACGTTCTAGACTCCGGCTGACCCTCTAGGCACCGAAAGTCGACTAGAAGGCTGCTCTTGGGGTCAGATGTGTTACAGCTCGCAGGGACTGGCAGGTTGAAAGTAAGGTTTTGCAGGTTATTGTGTTGTGCTTGTTGTAAGACAAAGGTTTCTCCATGGCGTCCGTGAACTGCCTCCCTTCGTTTTGTaggaattttcttttgatttcttaaattttttgtctTGGCATACTTCGATCTTAAATCATGATGGTCTGGACTTTGGCCAGTTGGTAGTTAGGAGGGTGTAAGAAGTTACCCAGTACTCTGTGGGgaggactttctttttctttttcttttctttcttttttttttttaagatttattagaaggagtgagagagcacaagccggggttggggggcagagggagaagcaggcttcccgcagagcagggagcccaatgcggggctggatcccaggaccccgggatcgtgacccgagccgaaggcagacgcttcaccggcACAGGCGAGTCAGGAGGTGTTTCTAAGCGCACCTGTGCCTCTTCCACCCGCAGAGAAGACGAGCTTTCTCATCGTTCCAGTTCTTCAACCCCGTTGGCAACAGACAAGGAGGCCCCGGGAGAAAAGGGTAGGTGGATAAGCGCATGAGAGCGACTTGCGGTGGGAGTGTTTCTGGAGGCTCCGAAAACACGCACCGAGCGTCGCTGCGTGTGGGGCCTGTCCGTTCAGAGGTTTGTAGTCTGTGGTGCGGGCAGATCGACACCGCGGCCCGGCGTGACTGGGGCTGGCGGTCAGCCGAGGTGCCAGAATCTGCGGGCGGGCCGGTAGTACGCACTCGTCTGCCTGCATTTGGGACAGTTCCCTCTTTATGCCCTCCAGTCAGAAATAATCTTGCACACACTACCCAGGGCCCCAAGCACGGAAGATACAACCTTTCAGAGGTACCCAGTGAAGAGAGGGTGGGAAGCCGGGTGGATAGACAAACCTAGCCGTTtctggaagggaagaggaagaagacaagCCCGTGTTGTTTCTTTAGCTGCAGATACAAGCACGTGGAAGGCGCAGACCTCGTGCAGCTCCCCACCCACACCTGGCAGCTCCGGGCGGCGCAGGCGGAGGGTCCAGTTGCTGCCGTCCCGGCGAGGGGCCCGGCTGACGCTGGTAGGGCTCTGTCCGGCCACACCCGCCCGCCCCAGCACAGCGCTCCCCGGTTCTCGGGAAGCTGAACAcaggcctcctccagcttctctgACTGATGGGCCTCTCGTCTTCCTCCCTggcagccaccccctccccagcttggCTACTCCATCACTGCCGAAGACCTCGATCTGGAAAAGAGAGCTTCGCTGCAGTGGTTTAACAAGGCCCTGGCAGACGGGACCGGTAAGGAAGACCGACCAGCTCCACGCTCCGGAAAGGAGTCGTTTCCTGGGGTTTTAGTTGGATCCTTCTCATCTGAGAAATCCATTTCGGTCCTCGGTGTTAGCGGGAACCGTGGGCACTGGCGTTGGGGAGGCATTTCCAGATAAGTGGATCCCGAGCGCCCTGTGCTCTCTGGTGTACCCCTGGAGAGAATTACCCAACacgatttttcttctttgcttagaTACTGCCTCGAGCTCTGTCGCCGAGAAGCCCCCTGCCACTCAGCCTTCTCTGACGTTTACCCTGCCCGCTGCTGGGACCGCCgcctccccagccaccctcccagcccccggCAGCAGCCCGCTGCTGGAGAGCTTGAAGAAGATGCAGAGTTGTGCCGGCCTATCGTCTGCCCCAGGTGAGTGGGAGAGCCCCCGGCCCCGGAGCATAGAAGGACCTAGGTTTCCCTCGAAGTAAAAGCAGCTCGCCTGCCAGTCCCTGGAAATCTGTGGGAGCTTGAGCCTGCTATGGCTCACCAAACCCGAGCTGGTGTGCGCTAAAGAGCTTCAGAAGTCTCTAATCGGGAAGCTTTCGGGAAGGGGGCTGCGATACTTAAAGCTGGGGTCGGCGGCCTCACTTTAGTAGTCCCATGGTTCATGATTTGAAACTCCCTTCCTGAGCTGTTTGGAGCCTTGCCGTCATCCTCAGTAATATGCGAGTAACATTTAGCTTGTGAGGCGTGGGGCTTTCTGAAATGGAAATGGGAGATCACATGGTTGGAGGTCCCGCCGCGTGCCTTTAGACCACAGGCACGAGAGGACGGCGTCCTTTGCCCTTGAGGTCTCCAGGGGTCCGTCACGGCACCGCATGTGCCCACATCCGCTCGTTGCACTTCGTCACGTGGGGGGCTGCCAGGCATTGGCCtctcccagggcctggggggggaCCCTTCTGTTGGCGGTTCTGGGCTCCGCACTCGGCACACGGTAGGCAAATGCAGTCAGTCTTTCTGGGGTGAGCAAGGTGCATCTAGGTGATCAGGCGGACTTGAGTTTGGGTGATTGGATTTTCCTTAGTTGCCACACAGTTAACCCCCACTTAGGCCAAATCGTATTCCGTTGGATCTTACGGTCTGTGAAGGGTGGAAATAGTGAACACCGCCTTGATTTTAGGGAGTGGACACCTGAAGGGTTTGTGGTATAGATGGGGTCACATTCGTTGACTTAACTCGGGAGCCCTAGCACTGCGCCGAGCAGGAGGGCGAGGGGGGCACAGAAGCATTGAATGCCGTCACGTCGGAGGTACTCAGAATTCACGTTCTCTCCTTCCCAGAACCCACTGGAGTGGCAACCACTGTGGCCCCTTTGCCTCCGAAGACACCCAGCCTTCTGGCCCCTCTTGGCTCTTCACAGTCAGGGCCCCTTCCAGGCACTTCCTCGGACTCCAAAAACGCAGCCACTTTCTTGGGGCTGACCCCTGCTGCGTCCCCGACACCAGCTACTGACACCACCAGGTCACCTGCGGCTCCTCAGGCTGAGACATCTGCCAAatccccagcccctgctgcccggtcccccacccccaagcagaGTCTTCTGTTGGGAATGCTGAGCACCCCACCCGCTGACCCCCCTGCGTCTACAGCCCCCGCTGTGTCTTCAGCATCCCCCATGTTCAAGCCCATCTTTGTGGCCCCGCCAAAAAGCGAGAACGAGGGCCCCTTGCCGTCCAGCCCCTCCAAGGTCCCCAGCACGACACCTTCCAGCTCcgccctccctgcacctgctaGCAGCCCTCAGCCCACCTTCAAGCCGGTCTTCGGCAGCATGGGGCCCCCTACATCTGCGCCCTTGTCTGCTCCCTTCTCCTTCGGTCAGACCGCTGCCCTAGCCACTGCCACGAGCGGCCCTCTCTTCGCCGGCCAGGCCACTGCCGCCTCAGCCGTGGCTCCCGTGGCTCCCGTGAGCACGGCCAGCACGTCGGCGGACTCGGCTTCGAAGCCCGCGTTCAGCTTCGGCGTGAGCGGCGTGACCAGCAccaccaccgccgccgccgcgcctTTCCTCTTCGGGGCGCCCCCGGCCTCCGGCGCCAGCTTCAGCCCGGCCGTGGGCTCCGTGTTCCAGTTCGGCAAGCCCCCTGCCGCGCCCGCGTCGACGGCCGTCGCCACCTTCGGCCAGTCCGTCCCCGGCGCCGCGCAGACAGCCgccagcagcggcggcggcaccTCCGGCTTCGGCGGCTTCGGCGGCGGCCTCACCGCGCCCGCGCCCGCCACCAGCAGCCCGCCGGCCCTGACCTTCAccacggccgccgccgccgccccggccTTCCACATTCCCTTCGGCTCGAGCCCCAAGCCCGCGCCGCCGTCGTACCCGGGCGCCAACCCCCAGCCCGCGTTCGGGGCCGCCGACGGGCAGCAGCAGGGGCCCGCCAAGCCCGCCCTCGCCCCCGGCTTCGGCAGCTCTTTCGCCTTCGCGAACTCCACGGCcacggccccggccccggccccggccccggccccagccGCCACCCCGgcgcccggcccggcccagcccGCCTTCGGCAGCGCCGCGCAGTCCGCTTTCGGCGGCTTGAAGCCCGCCGCCTCCGCCTTCGGCACCCCCGCCAGCACCCAGCCTGCCTTCGGCAGCGGCACGCCCATGTTCTCCTTCGGGGCGGCCACCACCTCGGGCTTCGGAGCTACGACCCAGACCAGCAGCAGCGGGACGGGCAGCTCCGTGTTCGGCGGCACGACGCTGTCGCCCTTCACGTTTGGGGGATCCGCCAGCGCGGCCGGCGGCGGGGGCTTTGGGATCAACGTGGCCGCCCCCGGCACCTCCGGAGCGTTCAGCTTTGGCACGGGACAGAGCGGGACCGGCGGCAGCACGACCCCTTTCGGAGGAGGCTTGAGTCAGAGCACGTTGGGCGCGCCCAGTCAGAGCACACCCTTTGCCTTCAGTGTGGCCGGCACGCCCGAGAGCAAACCTGTGTTTGGAGGTAAGCTCAGGAATGGCCTCGGTCCGCCGCACCGGGCGCCGGTCTAAGTGCAGCGCGGCCCCCTCGCCGACAGCGCGCCACGGTCTGGCCGGGCCGGGGCTGATGGTCAGTAGTGAGACACGGGCTCAGGGAGCAGGAAGCCTCCGGCAGGGGGCAGTGCGTCCCGAGTGGCCGTGGAGGAGCTCCTCGGGTAGTCGAGGAGGGTGGGCCTCTGGGCAAATTGAAGCCAATTCTGTGTTGGGCACAGGGACTGGGAGTGTGGtgggtaggtgtgtgtgtgagagcacgCTTTTCGGGCACACGGACGCTggtgcaaaggcccaggggcaggAGCAAGCTCGCTCTGGTCATGAACAGACAAAAAGCAAGGTGTGGCTTGatctaaaaatggaaatgatccaAAATGCTGTGGAGAGGCAGACCGCGTTGAAGGGCATGCAGGGCTTAAGGGTTAAATTTGGATTTTAAGTACAGAGGGAGATCCCTGTAGAATTTCAGGAGAGTGAAGTGATCTTAGCTGCCCCGCGGCAGGTGACTCACAGAGTGCTGATCTTGATGGTTTGTGTTCTTAAATGTGAGTGGACTGGGGAGGTGTGTGTACGGACGAGGGCCTCTCGAAGTGGTCGTTTGGAGGGTGAGCAAAGGAACGTAATGAGAACCTAGTAGAATTGTCAGGAAGTTCTGAGCACCGGAGAATTGGGGTAATGAATTTGAGGTGAGGCCAGCCCGTGCAGCAACATTCACATGAgtgctgggggccaggggagaCCCCGCCTGTGGCAGCTCCAACAGGTtcccgtggggggggggggtgcagggacCTGGGGGCCCTCTGGGAGCTAGGATGGCCCCTAGTGGCAGTGAGGGGCGACCgtagggggcaggggtggaggcagACAGCGAGATGGCAGGCTCAGGGCTGGAGCGAGGAGGCCAGCCCTCCCTGCAGGCGGTTGGGAGGCAGTGGTGGGACTGGACAGTGGACCTCTGGTGGCGAGGGCAGAGGCGGTCTGGTGCGGCCATGGGAAGGCGAGAGGAcccatgggggcggggggtgtttgGTGGAAGGCTCAGGTTTCTGGAGTGAGGGACGGGTAAacggggagaggagggagaactCAGCCATCAGAGGGAAGTAACCTGGTTAAACTGAGCGTCCCCCTCTCCTGTGCTTTGGTGGCCACGGAAATGCAGACTCTGCTCTGTAGGCTAGAGGGCAGTGCTGCGGGGCTTTGGCTCGGCCGCAGCCGGTGGGGAAAGCGGCAGTCCCCACCACTGGGGTGAGCCAGCACGGGGGGCCAGGGCGGAGGTGCCCTGTGGGGTCGCCCCCCCAGCTTCAGTACCCGGCCCGGGACGCCCTCTGGGCACTGGCCTAGTGGCTAGTTTTCTGCGGTCTCTTCGTTCTAGGCACCTCCACACCCACCTTTGGTCAGAACACCCCTGCCCCCGGGGTGGGCGCGTCAGGCAGTGCTCTCTCCTTTGGGGCATCCTCAACACCCACCCAAGGCTTTGTTGGAGTCGGACCTTTCGGTAAGCAGCAAGTCCCCTCGGTGCCAGCGTGACCTTcctatttctccagagagggaggggggcttGGCAGGTTCTTGCTctgggcccccccccccgggaaagAGCAGCCTCATAAGCCCGAGAAAGATGTGGCCCGGCCGGAAGGCCAGCACCGCCCAGCCCGTGGAGTTGGGGGGAACGTTCCCGACCACGGGAAAGCCAGGTAACAATGCCTTCCTGCTCACTCGCAGAGGATctgggattctgcatttttactagtccctctccaccccccgcaccccccagcAACTGACATGGTTTTGGGAGGCCCAGTTTAGTACCCGGCCTTCTGCTGGCCTAACCTTCCAAAGATTGGGGTGCCCGGGGGAGTGCCCCAGGCAGCAGCTGCCCTGATGAGACCTTGTTGCATCTTTCCAGGCTCGGCGGCCCCTTCCTTTTCCATTGGTGCAGGATCCAAGACCCCGGGGGCTCGGCAGCGACTGCAGGCCCGCAGGCAGCACGCCCGCAAGAAATAGCCTTTGGCCCCCTTCCGTCCCCCCACTCCTTGCCCAAATGTGGACCTCAGCACCTGCTAGGAAGAGCCTCTGACCCTTCTAGTTCCATagagcaaccccccccccccatctctggCTTCCACCAGCGGGGAGGCAGCGGCAGCCCTGGTGGCCGGTCCCGCTCCTCGAGGAAGCAGCCtcgggcctgggggcgggggcggcagccCGCTCCCTGTACTTGAACAGCTCCGCGGTGAGGCTGGAGAGCGCGAGAACATCTGTACATATGGTCCCCTCCTTCCCTGACTCCTGTGTGGTGTGTTCCCGCCGCTCCCCGCGAGAGCCggcttggcgggggggggggggggggtcgcagGCACAGCCCTCGCCCTTGTCGCCGCTGGGGACGGGAGTCGGGGAGCTGGGTCAGCCCCGCAGCTTTACCTTGCTTGGCTTGCCTATAAGAAGTGGTTCTCCCCGGGGCCCGTTAGGGGACCCTGCTTCCCCATCTCTTGCTGCTTTGTCCCTCACCGGTTCCTTGCAGGATCCGCTCCTTTTTAAGTGGCCCCGAATTTCGCTTTGCCTTGGGAGACCCCAGTGGGTGCTGCTCCTGCCAAGTCCGAGTCAATGTTTTgtcccccaccctctgccagTTTGGCCCCTAAAAGCTTGGTGGCTCAAGACTGTTAGCCTGGCAGCTGCAGGGGGGGAAGCACCCGGAGCAGGCAGGACGTCCCC from Halichoerus grypus chromosome 6, mHalGry1.hap1.1, whole genome shotgun sequence harbors:
- the POM121C gene encoding nuclear envelope pore membrane protein POM 121C — translated: MSPAAAAAGGGERRRPIASFRDGRSRGGGCGGPAGAALLGLSLFGLVLYLVPAAAALAWLAVGATAAWWGLSREPRGSRALSSLVRNARRQRTLHASPPAKSAVNGNLLEPRSLLEGPDPAELLLMGSYLGKPGPPQPAPAPEARDLLERPGRRRTAARAAPPAPSAHRVHHIYPSLPTPLLRSSRRPSLRDCGSLSNRFVITPRRRYPIQQAQYSLLGVLPTVCWNGYHKKAVLSPRNSKMVCSPVTVRIAPPDSKWTRSPIPEQTINSTLSSPSSNAPDPCAKETVLSALKERKKRTVEEEDQIFSDSQENKRRRHDSSGSGHSAFEPLVANGVPASFVPKPGSLKRGLNSQSSDDHSNKRSRTSSVSSLTSTYTGGIPSSSRNAITSSYSSTRGFSQLWKRSGPSSSPFSSPASSRSQTPERPAKKIREDELSHRSSSSTPLATDKEAPGEKAADTSTWKAQTSCSSPPTPGSSGRRRRRVQLLPSRRGARLTLPPPPQLGYSITAEDLDLEKRASLQWFNKALADGTDTASSSVAEKPPATQPSLTFTLPAAGTAASPATLPAPGSSPLLESLKKMQSCAGLSSAPEPTGVATTVAPLPPKTPSLLAPLGSSQSGPLPGTSSDSKNAATFLGLTPAASPTPATDTTRSPAAPQAETSAKSPAPAARSPTPKQSLLLGMLSTPPADPPASTAPAVSSASPMFKPIFVAPPKSENEGPLPSSPSKVPSTTPSSSALPAPASSPQPTFKPVFGSMGPPTSAPLSAPFSFGQTAALATATSGPLFAGQATAASAVAPVAPVSTASTSADSASKPAFSFGVSGVTSTTTAAAAPFLFGAPPASGASFSPAVGSVFQFGKPPAAPASTAVATFGQSVPGAAQTAASSGGGTSGFGGFGGGLTAPAPATSSPPALTFTTAAAAAPAFHIPFGSSPKPAPPSYPGANPQPAFGAADGQQQGPAKPALAPGFGSSFAFANSTATAPAPAPAPAPAATPAPGPAQPAFGSAAQSAFGGLKPAASAFGTPASTQPAFGSGTPMFSFGAATTSGFGATTQTSSSGTGSSVFGGTTLSPFTFGGSASAAGGGGFGINVAAPGTSGAFSFGTGQSGTGGSTTPFGGGLSQSTLGAPSQSTPFAFSVAGTPESKPVFGGTSTPTFGQNTPAPGVGASGSALSFGASSTPTQGFVGVGPFGSAAPSFSIGAGSKTPGARQRLQARRQHARKK